In a single window of the Pongo abelii isolate AG06213 chromosome 1, NHGRI_mPonAbe1-v2.0_pri, whole genome shotgun sequence genome:
- the LOC100434175 gene encoding LOW QUALITY PROTEIN: neuroblastoma breakpoint family member 6-like protein (The sequence of the model RefSeq protein was modified relative to this genomic sequence to represent the inferred CDS: substituted 1 base at 1 genomic stop codon): MAVSPTTCFCPRAEMSILETNQYLCSELEKCKENFGDLTEKFLTSKATAYSLANHLQKYKCEECKDLIESVLEEELQFQERELAQLPRPAARLRIHDPLIQAQAEELTHLXQKIQEGRGVCYLFTQHVKNTVKSFEDLLRNTGIAYYQRQRFCEQMV, translated from the exons ATGGCAGTATCTCCCACCACTTGTTTTTGTCCAAGGGCAGAAATGAGCATCCTGGAAACCAATCAGTACTTGTGCTCTGAACTGGAAAAGTGCAAAGAGAACTTCGGAGACCTCACAGAGAAATTCCTGACATCCAAAGCTACTGCCTACTCCCTGGCCAATCACCTGCAGAAATATA AA TGTGAAGAGTGCAAAGACCTTATAGAATCTGTGCTGGAGGAGGAGCTGCAGTTTCAGGAGAGGGAGCTGGCCCAATTGCCAAGGCCAGCTGCAAGGCTCCG GATACATGATCCCTTAATTCAGGCTCAGGCTGAAGAACTGACCCACTTATGACAGAAGATACAGGAAGGGAGAGGTGTCTGCTACCTTTTCACCCAGCATGTAAAGAACACAGTCAAGTCTTTTGAGGACCTTCTCAGGAACACTGGCATTGCCTACTACCAGAGACAGAGATTCTGTGAGCAAATGGTGTGA